A genome region from Phoenix dactylifera cultivar Barhee BC4 chromosome 18, palm_55x_up_171113_PBpolish2nd_filt_p, whole genome shotgun sequence includes the following:
- the LOC103724084 gene encoding LOW QUALITY PROTEIN: dolichyl-diphosphooligosaccharide--protein glycosyltransferase subunit STT3B-like (The sequence of the model RefSeq protein was modified relative to this genomic sequence to represent the inferred CDS: deleted 1 base in 1 codon), translating to MGAKAENGVKPPPLAPSSFPFPFLRTLKLKTKQQELLIRVSALALIYVLAFAVRLFSVLRYESMIHEFDPYFNYRTTLFLTKNGFYEFWNWFDAESWYPLGRIIGGTLFPGLMVTAALIYRALRFLTFAIHIREVCVLTAPFFASNTTLVAYFFGKEIWDAGAGLAAAALIAICPGYISRSVAGSYDNEGVAIFALLLTFYFFVKAVNTGSLAWGLASAFGYFYMVSAWGGYVFIINLVPLYVLVLLITGRYSMRLYVAYNCMYILGMLLAMQIRFVGFQHVQSGEHMAAMGVFFLMQVFYFVDWVKYILHDPKLFHSFLRITLTCSISVGALALGIGMATGYISPWTGRFYSLLDPTYAKDHIPIIASVSEHQPTAWSSFMFDFHILLFLFPAGLYFCFKRLSDATIFIVMYGLTSMYFAGVMVRLILVATPAVCLISAVAVSATIKNLTRLIRTKSKASQTGSSKGTSSLKASAKASLDQALPFQRNAAIALLAGAFYLLSRYAIHCTWVTSEAYSSPSIVLAARGAHGGRVIFDDYREAYFWLRQNTSPDAKVMSWWDYGYQITAMGNRTVIVDNNTWNNTHIATVGRAMSSYEDEAYEIMQSLDVDYVLVVFGGVTGYSSDDINKFLWMVRIGGGVFPVIKEPDYLVNGEYRVDKGAAPKMLNCLMYKLCYYRFGELTTEYGKPTGYDRARGVEIGNKNVKLEYLEEAFTTSNWIVRIYKVKPPKNRW from the exons ATGGGAGCCAAGGCCGAGAATGGCGTCAAGCCCCCTCCCCTCgccccctcctccttccccttccccttccTCAGAACCCTGAAGCTCAAGACTAAGCAACAGGAGCTCCTGATCCGCGTCTCCGCCCTCGCCCTCATCTACGTCCTCGCCTTCGCCGTCCGCCTCTTCAGCGTCCTCCGCTACGAGTCCATGATCCACGAGTTCGACCCCTACTTCAACTACCGCACCACCCTCTTCCTCACCAAGAACGGCTTCTACGAGTTCTGGAACTGGTTCGACGCCGAGAGCTGGTACCCTCTCGGGCGGATCATCGGCGGCACTCTCTTCCCCGGCCTCATGGTCACCGCCGCCCTCATCTACCGCGCCCTCCGATTCCTCACTTTCGCCATTCACATCCGCGAG GTCTGCGTCCTCACCGCCCCCTTTTTCGCGTCCAACACCACCCTCGTCGCGTATTTCTTCGGCAAAGAGATCTGGGACGCCGGCGCCGgcctcgccgccgccgctcTCATCGCCATCTGCCCCGGCTACATCTCCCGGTCCGTTGCGGGGTCCTACGATAACGAGGGGGTTGCCATCTTCGCCTTGCTGTTGACCTTCTACTTCTTTGTGAAGGCCGTGAACACGGGATCGCTGGCATGGGGCCTGGCATCGGCGTTCGGGTACTTCTACATGGTGTCGGCGTGGGGTGGGTATGTATTTATAATCAACTTGGTGCCGCTGTATGTTTTGGTGCTGCTGATCACGGGAAGGTATTCGATGCGGCTTTATGTCGCTTATAATTGCATGTATATATTAGGGATGCTGCTCGCCATGCAGATCCGCTTCGTGGGATTCCAGCATGTGCAGTCCGGGGAGCACATGGCCGCCATGGGAGTGTTTTTCTTGATGCAG GTTTTTTACTTTGTAGACTGGGTGAAATACATATTACATGATCCTAAATTATTCCATTCCTTCTTGAGAATTACTCTGACATGCTCCATAAGTGTGGGTGCTCTTGCTCTTGGAATTGGAATGGCAACTGGTTATATCTCTCCCTGGACTGGACGCTTTTACTCCCTGCTTGATCCAACATATGCGAAGGATCATATACCCATCATTGCATCTGTTTCTGAGCATCAACCGACGGCATGGTCATCGTTCATGTTTGACTTCCACATCCTTCTGTTTCTTTTTCCAGCCGGCCTCTATTTCTGTTTTAAGCGTTTGTCAGATGCCACAATATTCATAGTTATGTATGGCCTGACAAGCATGTACTTTGCTGGTGTGATGGTTCGATTAATTCTTGTAGCTACACCTGCTGTATGCCTTATCAGTGCTGTTGCAGTCTCTGCCACCATAAAGAATCTAACAAGATTGATACGGACAAAGAGCAAGGCTTCCCAGACAGGCTCTAGCAAAGGGACATCTAGCTTGAAGGCATCAGCTAAG GCATCACTTGATCAAGCTTTGCCTTTCCAACGAAATGCTGCTATTGCTTTGCTTGCTGGTGCATTTTATTTGCTCAGTAGGTATGCTATACACTGCACCTGGGTCACATCCGAGGCATATTCTTCACCCTCTATTGTCTTGGCTGCAAGGGGTGCTCATGGTGGGAGAGTCATATTTGATGATTACCGCGAGGCATATTTTTGGCTTCGTCAAAATACTTCTCCAGATGCCAAGGTGATGTCATGGTGGGACTATGGATACCAGATCACAGCCATGGGAAACAGAACTGTGATTGTAGACAACAATACTTGGAATAATACACACATTGCTACTGTTGGGCGTGCAATGTCATCATATGAGGATGAAGCATATGAGATAATGCAATCCCTGGATGTGGATTATGTGCTTGTTGTATTTGGCGGTGTTACTGGCTATTCTTCTGATGATATTAACAA ATTTCTCTGGATGGTGCGCATTGGTGGGGGAGTTTTTCCTGTGATAAAAGAGCCTGATTATCTTGTGAATGGCGAGTATCGTGTTGACAAGGGGGCAGCACCAAAAATGTTGAACTGTCTTAT GTACAAGCTTTGTTATTATCGGTTTGGGGAGCTGACAACAGAGTATGGGAAACCCACAGG GTATGATCGTGCTAGAGGAGTGGAAATTGGGAATAAAAATGTAAAGCTCGAGTACTTGGAAGAAGCGTTCACAACATCGAACTGGATTGTTCGGATATACAAAGTCAAGCCACCCAAGAATAGGTGGTGA
- the LOC103722452 gene encoding chaperone protein dnaJ C76, chloroplastic, with translation MPSLALYQTSISPLAFRNKTQFHPTKTKLQHHHHRNSLSWGCRASSSSSWTSDFDLYEILGVESSSDQSQMYRALQKRCHPDIAGPAGHDMAIVLNEIYSILSDPTSRSAYDQEQAKVSEFRGYTGKPIYSAWFGSKNEQRAVFVDEVRCVGCLKCALLARKTFAIESAYGRARVVAQWADPEEKILDAIQTCPVDCISIVERSKLAALEYLMSKQPRGSVRMTAGNTVGLCVSNIFADVSKFQSKFHQMKDKASRKESEESDLQRESRISALQGVRSITSWWYQQFPSNASARTETSLNLTVTTRRTAPPNTERLREAAAKCKEGATAGVDRQSSISYKHNEEYWTPILILPSPSSGSSTSSNMLKPEPPPSTYLEAEKEATRASAIDKRKGNPLDLRAPLAMALISASVVGFRGGEMSGGGLEEHIGGTAVLEIVNSFELQVLLAGVTWFVIGMIIGRMAEALKNKGRG, from the exons ATGCCTTCGTTGGCTCTCTATCAAACAAGCATCTCTCCCTTAGCCTTCAGGAATAAGACCCAATTCCATCCCACAAAAACTAAGCTACAGCACCACCACCATCGCAATTCTCTATCATGGGGTTGCAGAGCTTCGTCATCTTCTTCTTGGACCAGCGACTTCGACCTCTACGAGATCCTGGGCGTGGAGAGCTCCTCGGATCAGTCGCAGATGTACCGAGCGCTTCAGAAGCGGTGCCATCCGGACATCGCCGGGCCGGCGGGACACGACATGGCCATCGTTCTCAACGAAATCTACTCCATCCTCTCCGATCCCACTTCACGCTCTGCCTACGATCAG GAGCAAGCAAAAGTTTCAGAATTTCGAGGATACACGGGCAAACCGATCTATTCAGCATGGTTTGGCTCTAAGAATGAACAACGTGCAGTATTTGTAGATGAAGTTAGATGCGTTGGTTGCCTAAAATGTGCTTTATTAGCAAGGAAAACATTTGCCATTGAATCGGCTTATGGCCGTGCAAGAGTTGTTGCGCAATGGGCCGATCCTGAAGAGAAGATTCTTGATGCAATTCAGACATGCCCTGTAGACTGCATCTC GATTGTTGAAAGATCAAAGCTTGCAGCACTTGAGTATCTAATGTCGAAGCAGCCACGAGGCAGTGTAAGAATGACTGCTGGTAATACTGTGGGGTTGTGCGTATCCAATATCTTTGCTGATGTGAGTAAGTTCCAAAGCAAATTCCATCAGATGAAAGACAAAGCTTCAAGGAAAGAGTCCGAg GAGTCCGATCTCCAAAGGGAGTCCAGAATTTCGGCTCTTCAAGGCGTAAGATCAATCACAAGTTGGTGGTACCAGCAGTTTCCCAGTAATGCATCAGCTCGGACAGAAACGAGCCTTAATCTGACAGTTACTACCAGAAGAACTGCCCCACCCAACACTGAAAGACTCCGAGAGGCTGCTGCCAAGTGCAAGGAGGGAGCAACTGCAGGTGTTGACAGACAGAGTTCAATAAGCTATAAACACAATGAAGAGTACTGGACCCCAATTCTCATCCTTCCATCACCATCATCTGGTTCATCAACCAGTTCCAACATGCTAAAGCCAGAGCCTCCACCAAGTACTTATCTGGAGGCCGAAAAGGAGGCAACAAGAGCATCAGCCATTGATAAGAGGAAGGGAAATCCACTGGATTTAAGGGCCCCTTTGGCTATGGCACTGATCTCAGCATCAGTAGTAGGATTTAGAGGTGGAGAAATGTCAGGAGGTGGCCTTGAAGAACATATAGGTGGCACTGCAGTTCTGGAAATTGTCAACAGCTTTGAGCTGCAAGTTCTATTGGCAGGTGTTACATGGTTCGTCATTGGGATGATAATTGGGAGAATGGCTGAGGCTCTGAAAAACAAGGGAAGAGGATAG
- the LOC103722445 gene encoding LOW QUALITY PROTEIN: plastid division protein CDP1, chloroplastic-like (The sequence of the model RefSeq protein was modified relative to this genomic sequence to represent the inferred CDS: inserted 3 bases in 2 codons) has protein sequence MALAHLGFGFPLRRPGFGNGGLEERRRDLTLAGVASLACKGDGGVPNEVSLEARSRSVRREASGRAGVKVTEAPAVENGQARSGVEIPVTCYQILGVPGQAEKDEIVKAAMDLKSSEIEEGYTADVIVSRQDLLMDVRDKLLFEPEYAGNIKEKVPPKANLRIPWNWLPGALCLLQEVCGTEKLVLDIGRAALQLPDAKPYVHDLLLSMALAECSIAKTGLEKSKVSEGFEALARAQYLLRGKISLGKMPLLSQIEESLEELXPACTLELLGMPHTPDNAERRRGAIAALRELLQQGLNVEYSCRVQDWPCFLGQAMNKLMATEIVDLLSWDTVAVTRKNKKSLESQNQKVVIDFNCFYMVMIAHIALGFSTRQIDMITKAKIICECLIASEGVDLKFEEAFCLFLLGEGGGTAAVEKLCQLEVNRNSTSQNFDPTARREDKVKGTVDQSLETWLKDAVLCLFPDTRDYSPSLANFFRGPKRILSGRQAKKLEPAHINSTRHLGEAVKQLAPADLQSQPALVKATGSTSAPTVQLKRNPGVNHTKSLEGWYMTGDIAGKVACTAVAGCFTFRRHLKHQTDAGTSQNLWPTDLSPLPAAAGTTPHREQMAAEEAEALVKQWQDIKAEALGPNYQIQALPEILAETMLSKWQDLAHSAKARSCFXRFVLLHLSILRAEMVSDVSGSEIAEIEAVLEEAAELVDESQVKKTCYYSRYKVEYILKRQDDGSWRFCQGGIPKSSMMSSD, from the exons ATGGCATTGGCTCATCTGGGGTTTGGATTCCCCTTGCGGCGCCCTGGCTTCGGGAATGGCGGTCTGGAGGAGAGGCGGAGGGATTTGACTTTGGCCGGCGTGGCCTCGCTTGCTTGTAAGGGGGACGGCGGAGTTCCCAATGAGGTTTCTCTCGAGGCCAGATCCCGTTCGGTCCGAAGGGAGGCCTCCGGGCGGGCGGGCGTCAAGGTGACGGAGGCGCCGGCCGTGGAAAATGGCCAGGCTCGATCGGGAGTTGAGATTCCCGTCACTTGTTATCAG ATTCTTGGGGTACCTGGGCAAGCTGAAAAGGATGAGATTGTTAAAGCAGCAATGGATCTGAAGAGTTCAGAGATTGAAGAGGGATACACAGCTGATGTCATTGTTTCCCGGCAG GATCTCTTGATGGATGTGAGGGATAAACTTCTATTTGAGCCAGAATATGCTGGCAACATAAAGGAAAAGGTTCCACCAAAAGCTAATCTTCGTATTCCTTGGAATTGGCTGCCTGGTGCCCTGTGTCTTCTACAAGAGGTAT GTGGGACAGAAAAACTGGTGCTGGATATTGGTCGAGCAGCTTTGCAACTTCCAGATGCTAAACCATACGTTCATGATTTACTTCTCTCCATGGCACTGGCTGAA TGCTCGattgcaaagactggtcttgaGAAAAGTAAAGTATCTGAAGGATTTGAAGCTCTTGCACGTGCTCAATACCTATTGAGGGGCAAAATCTCTCTAGGGAAAATGCCACTGCTGTCACAG ATAGAAGAGTCCTTAGAGGAGC GCCCTGCTTGCACATTGGAGCTACTAGGCATGCCACACACTCCTGATAATGCTGAACGTAGGCGAGGAGCAATTGCAGCCTTGCGTGAATTGCTTCAACAAGGTCTCAATGTTGAATATTCGTGTAGAGTTCAAGACTGGCCTTGTTTCCTTGGCCAGGCAATGAATAAGCTAATGGCTACTGAAATAGTAGATCTTCTTTCTTGGGATACCGTGGCTGTTACTCGCAAGAACAAGAAATCTCTGGAATCACAAAATCAGAAAGTTGTAATTGATTTTAACTGCTTTTATATGGTGATGATAGCTCATATTGCCCTTGGATTTTCAACAAGACAAATTGATATG ATCACTAAAGCAAAAATCATCTGTGAgtgtttgattgcatcagaGGGTGTGGATCTAAAATTTGAGGAAGCCTTCTGCTTATTTCTTCTTGGGGAG GGTGGTGGGACAGCAGCTGTTGAAAAACTTTGCCAGCTTGAAGTCAACAGAAATTCAACTTCACAGAATTTTGATCCAACTGCAAGAAGAGAGGACAAAGTCAAGGGCACTGTTGATCAATCATTG GAAACATGGCTGAAGGATGCTGTTCTTTGTCTGTTCCCTGATACACGAGATTACTCTCCATCATTGG CCAACTTTTTTCGGGGCCCAAAGCGGATTCTAAGTGGGCGGCAAGCAAAAAAATTGGAACCA GCACATATTAATTCAACTAGACATCTGGGCGAGGCTGTCAAGCAACTTGCACCAGCTGATCTGCAGAGTCAACCAGCTTTAGTTAAGGCTACTGGTAGCACTAGTGCCCCAACTGTTCAGCTAAAGAGAAACCCTGGAGTAAATCATACAAAAAGTTTGGAAGGCTGGTATATGACAGGAGATATAGCAGGGAAAGTTGCATGTACTGCTGTTGCGGGATGTTTT ACATTCAGGAGACACCTTAAGCATCAAACAGATGCAGGAACTTCACAAAATTTATGGCCCACAGATCTCTCACCTCTACCTGCTGCTGCGGGTACTACTCCACACAGGGAACAAATGGCTGCGGAAGAAGCAGAAGCCCTGGTAAAGCAATGGCAAGACATCAAAGCTGAGGCACTAGGCCCTAATTATCAAATACAAGCACTCCCTGAGATTCTTGCTGAGACTATGCTTTCAAAG TGGCAAGATTTAGCACATTCAGCAAAAGCTAGGTCCTGTTT GAGATTTGTTTTACTACATCTGTCTATCCTGCGGGCTGAGATGGTATCAGATGTATCTGGTAGTGAGATTGCTGAAATTGAGGCTGTGCTAGAAGAAGCTGCTGAGCTTGTCGATGAGTCTCAGGTGAAAAAAACCTGTTATTACAG TAGATACAAAGTAGAGTATATTTTGAAAAGGCAAGATGATGGTTCATGGAGATTCTGTCAAGGTGGTATCCCAAAATCAAGTATGATGTCCTCAGATTAA